One segment of Capnocytophaga sp. oral taxon 878 DNA contains the following:
- a CDS encoding DNA mismatch repair protein: MTELYQERLQAATIRYEQLNKQYNQLAFVRFLTIMGTISPLYKAFKEGSWLMGAISVAFFIIFLLLIVKHKKIALQRTIAQTKMRINEQEIAFLERQIYPADNGSSFQQENHPYAYDLDVLGERSVYHYLNRTHTFLGRKLLAEKLLCTNYTAEEIKHTQGQIKALTPEIAWRQTFMAYAQQIDDTEDFYTKLQQWAKAPVKHIGKEVVWWIVASPILLLTSLIIGYGWSNEVVKSISNLLISANLLTFFFFIGKISKEKLGFERTYNMLHAFKECITQVEMHFGDKNTQASSKIARLSGLLDDMDNVSNILVSVPLNLFTFYHVHQYRKLLQWKAQYGAQIEEWLMLVAETEVLCSFANFGYNNPDFVFPTLNNEYRIVLEEVGHPLIPSGQCVRNSIRLDEESFVLLTGSNMSGKSTFLRTIGVNMLLTLMGLPVCAKKADVHPLRLLVSMRLSDSLSDGKSYFFAEINRMQQIIHTLEQERCLVLLDEVLRGTNSDDKQHGTIKIIERLLSLRALGVLATHDIEVCKLAEKYPKALKNKCFESEIKNDELTFDYKLREGVCKNKNATFLMKKLKIINS, translated from the coding sequence ATGACGGAACTTTACCAAGAGAGACTGCAAGCTGCCACCATACGTTATGAGCAGCTGAATAAACAATATAACCAACTGGCTTTTGTACGGTTTCTTACTATTATGGGGACTATTAGTCCGTTATACAAGGCTTTTAAGGAAGGGTCTTGGCTTATGGGAGCTATTTCGGTAGCTTTTTTTATTATTTTTCTTCTTCTGATAGTAAAGCACAAGAAAATAGCCCTACAACGTACTATTGCGCAGACTAAAATGCGCATTAATGAACAGGAGATTGCTTTTTTAGAGCGACAAATATATCCTGCGGATAATGGTTCTTCTTTTCAGCAGGAAAATCACCCTTATGCTTATGATTTGGATGTACTGGGAGAGCGCTCGGTGTATCATTACTTGAATCGTACTCATACTTTTTTGGGGAGAAAGCTTCTGGCAGAGAAACTACTTTGCACAAACTATACTGCTGAGGAGATTAAACATACCCAAGGGCAAATAAAAGCTTTGACCCCTGAAATAGCTTGGCGGCAGACTTTTATGGCATACGCCCAACAGATAGATGATACTGAAGACTTCTACACTAAACTACAGCAGTGGGCTAAAGCACCTGTAAAACATATTGGCAAGGAAGTAGTATGGTGGATAGTTGCATCGCCGATATTACTGCTTACAAGCCTTATCATAGGTTATGGATGGAGTAATGAGGTGGTAAAAAGTATTTCTAACCTACTTATTTCGGCTAATTTGCTTACTTTCTTCTTCTTTATAGGAAAAATTAGTAAAGAGAAACTCGGTTTTGAGCGTACTTATAATATGTTACACGCTTTTAAGGAGTGTATTACCCAAGTGGAAATGCATTTTGGTGATAAAAACACCCAAGCAAGTAGTAAAATAGCACGATTATCGGGGTTATTGGACGATATGGATAATGTGAGTAACATATTGGTATCGGTACCGCTGAACCTTTTTACTTTTTACCACGTACACCAATACCGAAAACTACTGCAATGGAAAGCGCAATATGGGGCACAGATTGAGGAATGGCTGATGCTGGTGGCTGAGACAGAGGTGCTGTGTAGTTTTGCTAACTTTGGGTATAATAATCCTGATTTTGTATTCCCGACACTGAATAATGAGTATAGAATTGTGCTGGAGGAGGTAGGGCATCCGCTTATACCTTCGGGGCAGTGTGTGAGGAATAGTATTAGGCTTGATGAGGAGAGTTTTGTGCTGCTTACAGGCTCAAATATGTCGGGGAAGAGTACTTTTTTGCGTACTATAGGGGTAAATATGCTGCTTACACTAATGGGATTGCCTGTTTGTGCTAAGAAAGCAGATGTACACCCTTTGAGATTGCTGGTTTCGATGCGATTATCGGACTCATTGAGTGATGGGAAGTCGTATTTTTTTGCTGAAATAAATAGAATGCAACAAATAATACACACTTTGGAGCAAGAACGCTGCTTGGTGCTACTTGATGAGGTGCTAAGGGGTACGAACTCGGATGATAAACAACATGGTACTATTAAAATTATTGAGCGACTGCTATCGTTACGGGCTTTGGGTGTATTGGCAACTCACGATATTGAGGTGTGCAAGCTGGCAGAAAAGTACCCTAAGGCGCTGAAAAACAAATGTTTTGAATCGGAGATAAAGAATGATGAGCTTACTTTTGACTATAAACTGAGAGAGGGTGTTTGTAAGAATAAAAATGCTACTTTTTTGATGAAAAAACTGAAAATAATTAATAGTTAG
- a CDS encoding DUF6327 family protein, with the protein MMKNKIYRSFEEIDTDLRILRLEKEIDRLSLTQQVSASVESLTPKNLLGGTWLSVLFKGNRWVNVLLEFGLGFLLRRLRR; encoded by the coding sequence ATGATGAAGAATAAAATATACCGCTCATTTGAGGAGATTGATACTGATTTAAGGATATTGCGATTAGAGAAGGAGATAGATAGGTTATCACTTACGCAACAGGTATCGGCATCGGTAGAGAGTTTAACTCCTAAGAATCTTTTGGGAGGCACATGGCTGTCGGTTTTATTTAAAGGGAATAGATGGGTGAATGTGCTTTTGGAGTTTGGTTTAGGTTTTCTACTCAGGCGCTTGAGACGATAG
- the rodA gene encoding rod shape-determining protein RodA, which translates to MKHSFLKSIDWISVLLYLLLVMCGWVAIFATTYTDLNVTSVFDLNQFYGKQMLFIGLSFVLIAFILALDSKFYMNFSVAFYIFAIVLLAGLFVFGKETNGAKAWYAIGSITVQPSEFAKVATALAFSRYVSDIHTDVRRTPHLVRAIAIVIVPAVLILLQPDVGSLLVFFSLAFVLFREGMPSALLFYLFLAAVVFISALKFGTTLTIIGCGVLITLYSFWHKRSTNRIPFQNIFILSVLCLVTALATHPVYENVLKQHHRNRLNLWLRLETDPQKIAAMKRDFAYNTNMAESAITSGGTLGKGFLQGTRTKGSFIPEQHTDYIFTTIGEEWGFAGTAVVVVLFALLLLRLIALAERQKTKFARVYGYCVVSILFVHFAINIGMVISLIPTIGIPLPFFSYGGSGLWAFTILLFIFLKLDAASKY; encoded by the coding sequence TTGAAGCATAGTTTTTTAAAGAGCATAGATTGGATTAGTGTACTGCTTTACCTATTATTGGTAATGTGCGGTTGGGTGGCTATTTTTGCTACTACATATACTGACTTAAATGTGACGTCGGTATTTGATTTGAATCAGTTTTATGGGAAACAAATGCTTTTTATAGGGCTTAGCTTTGTGCTGATAGCTTTTATTTTGGCATTAGACAGTAAGTTCTATATGAACTTTTCGGTAGCCTTTTACATTTTTGCCATAGTACTATTGGCGGGTTTGTTTGTTTTTGGCAAGGAGACTAATGGTGCTAAGGCGTGGTATGCTATTGGGAGTATTACGGTGCAGCCAAGTGAGTTTGCCAAGGTGGCAACTGCCTTGGCTTTTTCGCGTTATGTGAGTGACATACACACAGATGTGCGACGCACACCTCACTTAGTGCGTGCTATAGCTATTGTTATTGTACCTGCGGTGCTTATCCTACTACAGCCTGATGTGGGGAGCTTATTAGTATTCTTCTCTTTGGCTTTTGTACTTTTCCGTGAAGGAATGCCCTCTGCCCTACTCTTCTATTTATTTTTGGCAGCAGTGGTATTTATTTCGGCTTTAAAATTTGGCACTACCTTGACTATTATAGGCTGTGGGGTGCTGATAACCTTATATAGTTTTTGGCATAAGCGGAGTACAAACCGGATTCCGTTTCAGAATATTTTTATCTTATCGGTGTTGTGCTTGGTAACGGCTTTGGCTACGCACCCTGTGTATGAGAATGTACTGAAACAACACCACAGAAACCGCTTGAACTTATGGTTGCGCCTTGAGACTGACCCACAGAAGATTGCAGCTATGAAACGTGATTTTGCATATAATACTAATATGGCAGAATCGGCAATTACATCGGGGGGTACCTTGGGTAAGGGGTTCTTACAGGGCACACGTACTAAAGGAAGTTTCATCCCTGAACAACACACTGACTATATTTTCACTACCATAGGAGAAGAATGGGGCTTTGCAGGAACTGCGGTAGTAGTAGTACTTTTTGCCTTACTCTTACTGCGACTTATAGCACTGGCTGAGCGACAGAAAACTAAGTTTGCAAGGGTGTATGGTTATTGCGTGGTCTCGATACTTTTTGTGCATTTTGCTATTAATATAGGTATGGTTATCAGCTTGATACCTACCATTGGGATTCCGTTACCTTTCTTCAGTTATGGGGGCTCGGGATTATGGGCTTTCACTATATTACTATTTATATTTTTAAAATTAGATGCAGCAAGTAAATATTAA
- a CDS encoding S9 family peptidase, with protein MKRYIFLLVGIMTLNNIEGQELLTPEKLWALHRVNGIGITPDEQYVLLSVSTPNVKDNSFNKEYYKLAVKGGVPIPVSKEEIERLTAKYSPNKKEGLVKLIHKEVKVEPVLGKDFYPDLEKSSGRLYSSLDHRHWDTWNEGKYNHVFIEDAEGKQKDLMQGLSFYCPQVPFGGDEDYIWSPDGEKVLFVTKAKTGTEYVLSTNTDIYELDLSTMKSKNLTEGMMGYDTHPQYSKEGVLAWLSMEHDGNEADKNDLYILKDNKRINLTAKWDNTVFSYRWSKDGKQIYLIAPTQGTEQLFVVDVYGKDTTPKQLTKGVFDVSSIVGQSGNLLVVMRNDMNHAGELYTINLREKKKGFLSLTQLSHFNDEAYKQIAQCGIKERIIKTTDGKDMHAWVIYPPDFNPNKKYPTLLYCQGGPQSVVSQFYSFRWNFQLMASEGYIVIAPNRRGLPGFGVEWNDQISGDWGGQPMRDYLSAIDDIAKEPYVDKERLGAVGASYGGYSIYYLAGIHQKRFKSFIAHCGVFNLESMYGTTEELFFNNHEIGGPYWEKENTIAQKSYKEFNPIKRITEWDTPILIIHGGKDYRVPEEQGFQAFTAAQLRGIKSEFLYFPDENHWVLQPQNGLLWQRTFFKWLKETLK; from the coding sequence ATGAAGAGATATATTTTTTTATTGGTAGGTATTATGACTTTGAATAATATAGAAGGACAAGAGCTCCTTACCCCTGAAAAGTTATGGGCTTTGCACCGTGTGAATGGGATTGGCATTACTCCTGATGAACAATATGTACTGCTTAGTGTAAGTACACCTAATGTAAAGGACAATTCTTTTAACAAGGAATATTACAAATTGGCAGTAAAAGGAGGGGTGCCTATACCTGTAAGTAAGGAAGAGATAGAACGGCTTACCGCCAAATACAGTCCTAACAAAAAAGAAGGCTTAGTGAAACTTATACATAAAGAAGTAAAAGTAGAGCCTGTATTAGGTAAAGATTTCTATCCTGACTTGGAAAAATCGTCGGGGAGGCTATATAGTAGTTTAGACCACCGCCATTGGGATACGTGGAATGAAGGCAAATACAACCACGTGTTTATAGAAGATGCTGAGGGCAAGCAAAAAGATTTAATGCAAGGGTTATCATTTTACTGTCCGCAAGTGCCCTTTGGTGGTGATGAGGATTATATATGGAGCCCTGATGGAGAGAAGGTACTGTTTGTAACTAAAGCTAAAACAGGAACTGAGTATGTACTGAGCACTAATACTGACATATACGAGTTAGACCTCTCTACGATGAAAAGCAAGAATCTGACAGAGGGAATGATGGGCTATGACACTCACCCCCAATACAGCAAAGAAGGGGTACTAGCATGGCTGAGTATGGAGCATGATGGCAATGAGGCTGATAAGAACGACTTATATATACTAAAAGATAACAAACGCATCAACCTTACTGCTAAGTGGGATAATACTGTATTTAGTTACCGCTGGAGCAAAGATGGTAAACAGATTTACCTGATTGCCCCTACCCAAGGTACTGAACAGCTATTTGTAGTAGATGTTTATGGCAAAGACACTACCCCAAAACAGCTTACTAAGGGAGTATTTGATGTGAGCAGTATAGTAGGACAAAGTGGTAACCTATTGGTGGTAATGCGTAATGATATGAACCACGCTGGTGAATTGTATACCATCAACTTAAGGGAGAAGAAAAAAGGCTTTTTATCACTCACACAGCTTTCGCACTTTAATGATGAAGCCTACAAACAGATAGCCCAATGTGGTATAAAAGAACGTATTATAAAGACTACTGACGGTAAAGATATGCACGCTTGGGTGATTTACCCTCCTGATTTCAATCCTAATAAGAAGTACCCTACCCTACTCTATTGCCAAGGAGGTCCGCAATCTGTAGTAAGTCAGTTTTATAGTTTTAGGTGGAACTTCCAACTAATGGCATCGGAAGGGTATATAGTAATAGCACCTAACAGACGTGGCTTGCCAGGTTTTGGGGTAGAATGGAATGATCAAATTAGTGGGGATTGGGGTGGACAACCTATGCGCGATTACCTATCGGCAATTGATGATATAGCTAAAGAGCCTTATGTGGATAAAGAACGATTGGGAGCTGTAGGGGCTAGCTATGGTGGTTATTCTATCTACTATTTGGCTGGTATTCATCAAAAGAGATTTAAGAGCTTTATTGCCCATTGCGGGGTATTCAACCTAGAAAGTATGTATGGTACTACTGAAGAGCTTTTCTTCAACAATCACGAAATAGGTGGGCCTTATTGGGAAAAAGAGAATACTATTGCACAAAAATCATATAAGGAGTTTAACCCAATAAAGAGGATTACTGAGTGGGATACTCCTATCTTGATTATTCATGGTGGTAAAGATTACCGTGTGCCTGAAGAACAAGGTTTTCAAGCCTTTACTGCAGCACAACTAAGGGGTATTAAGAGTGAGTTTTTATACTTCCCTGATGAGAACCACTGGGTGTTACAGCCTCAAAATGGACTGTTATGGCAGCGCACTTTCTTCAAGTGGCTGAAAGAGACTCTCAAATAG
- a CDS encoding reprolysin-like metallopeptidase — protein MKTILWYCCALFIGWQTTNAQQRLQHLFNHFLQPQPISWTISLPNAQALTIEWQERKVGSNTTGFRSFVGYYQEQLVGVISFNQKTLSGELLYNGKSYILSSNDKGWIEVTETKEGVNCGNKGGTSHSVTGRNQYYEGNEDKNDPPIEKPEIYNSLYPDALIHTDGVFRHYRLALPVDYSIYNSKYFNKDVNKVRAFWYATIAFVNELYRNDVGVDFTLVDDEALIFTTEKDHLFRRREAANEVVNNGTITLNKRYDPKKYDLAVILTDYKEKYNGMAAVYSAYEQHNKANATARPIKPSTIAHEIGHMFGADHTFSNGGQYSSKTEIGSGQSIMSYGHEYPRDFFSLISLETIRRFLGNSMAYYADEGRTQVAGKRVEGTGSNLVYGVKSNNQPPVLDRSHLKKEYVIPKDTYFQFYLTGRDAENDTITYIAHQADRRFHSTNSNARFMTYKGKTNGNIRFEATWFEQERNTFVPIAATSPLNYTPGTFTFWLAAADHNRADRNHVVKYDVEEVKVKIAEGKPFQIQDFDNGTWERNRTYKGGQLLTLHWQVDEKIFDKDSKVRILLSDDSGKTYKYILKEIADNNGVCDVILPNINIGTTNGHFGKQRGRGIIKIEVIDGLAFALSCTKPYHVGGFMIEKNKNTPTPLTLVAGSVPPKYTTIACANEMPIAAKIETEGGCSSITSDITEEKTNEKCEHSYTLKRTYTFKDECNNSVSYEQFITVKDDKAPAFVGILPSDMTIEEGASLPEAKTLTAKDNCVGNWQVTPSVSKANNKVVYLWKATDSCGNSTVHTQTISIHIKPQIATPTVSTPTVSTPTVSTPTVSTPTVSTPTVSTPTVSTPTVSTPTVSTPTVSTPTVSTPTVSTPTVSTPTVSTPTVSTPTVSTPTVSTPTVSTPTVSTPTVSTPTVSTPTVSTPTVTNLTEIITVYNGVSTSNPSNYLKIENTDADKPISVLIFDEMGLKVYENNDYGKTEVFRGEANVDTIIRGKRKLAGTYFYIITYYKNGQLAYKKGYLYVK, from the coding sequence ATGAAAACAATATTATGGTATTGTTGCGCATTGTTTATAGGTTGGCAAACTACCAATGCACAACAAAGATTACAACATCTCTTCAATCATTTTTTACAACCACAACCTATCAGCTGGACAATTTCTCTTCCAAATGCCCAAGCACTAACTATTGAATGGCAAGAACGCAAAGTGGGTTCAAACACGACAGGTTTTCGTAGTTTTGTAGGTTATTATCAGGAACAATTAGTGGGAGTTATTAGTTTCAACCAGAAAACGCTTAGTGGTGAGCTTCTTTACAATGGGAAATCATACATATTGAGCAGCAATGACAAAGGTTGGATAGAGGTAACTGAAACGAAAGAAGGCGTGAACTGTGGGAATAAGGGTGGGACATCACATAGTGTTACAGGACGCAATCAGTACTATGAGGGTAATGAAGATAAGAATGACCCGCCAATTGAGAAACCTGAAATATACAATTCACTATACCCCGATGCTCTTATTCACACCGATGGGGTATTTAGGCACTACCGATTGGCGCTTCCGGTAGATTACAGCATTTACAATTCGAAATATTTTAATAAAGATGTAAATAAGGTTAGGGCATTTTGGTATGCTACTATTGCCTTTGTGAATGAATTATACCGCAATGATGTAGGGGTAGATTTTACTTTGGTAGATGATGAAGCACTTATTTTTACTACTGAAAAAGATCACCTATTCCGCAGAAGGGAAGCAGCTAATGAGGTAGTGAACAATGGTACTATCACTTTAAACAAACGTTATGATCCTAAAAAGTATGATTTGGCAGTTATTCTGACTGATTATAAGGAGAAATATAATGGTATGGCAGCTGTTTATTCGGCTTATGAACAACATAACAAAGCGAATGCTACTGCACGGCCTATAAAACCTTCGACTATAGCTCACGAGATCGGACATATGTTTGGGGCAGACCATACTTTTTCTAACGGAGGGCAGTATTCGAGTAAAACAGAAATAGGCTCAGGGCAGTCGATTATGAGTTATGGACACGAGTACCCTCGTGATTTCTTCTCATTGATAAGTTTGGAAACTATACGCAGATTCTTGGGTAACTCGATGGCGTATTATGCTGATGAGGGACGTACTCAAGTAGCTGGCAAACGTGTGGAAGGTACAGGCTCTAACCTTGTGTATGGGGTGAAGAGTAATAACCAGCCTCCAGTGCTTGACAGGTCGCACTTAAAGAAAGAATATGTAATTCCGAAAGATACTTACTTTCAGTTTTACCTAACAGGAAGGGATGCTGAGAATGATACCATTACCTATATAGCTCATCAAGCAGATAGGCGTTTTCACTCTACTAATTCAAACGCGCGCTTTATGACTTATAAAGGGAAGACTAATGGTAATATACGCTTTGAAGCTACGTGGTTTGAGCAAGAACGCAATACTTTTGTACCTATAGCTGCTACTTCACCCTTAAATTACACCCCTGGTACTTTTACATTTTGGTTGGCTGCTGCTGACCATAACAGAGCTGACCGCAACCACGTGGTGAAATATGATGTGGAGGAAGTAAAAGTGAAAATAGCTGAAGGAAAACCTTTTCAAATACAAGATTTTGACAATGGTACTTGGGAGCGAAACCGCACTTACAAAGGAGGGCAACTACTCACCTTACATTGGCAGGTAGATGAAAAAATCTTTGATAAAGATAGTAAAGTGAGGATTTTACTTTCGGACGACTCGGGAAAGACTTATAAATACATATTGAAAGAGATAGCTGATAACAATGGAGTATGTGATGTGATACTGCCTAACATCAATATTGGCACTACAAATGGGCATTTTGGCAAGCAAAGAGGGCGAGGTATTATCAAAATAGAAGTGATAGATGGTTTGGCTTTTGCCCTTTCATGTACTAAACCTTACCATGTAGGCGGTTTTATGATTGAGAAGAATAAAAACACTCCTACTCCACTTACATTGGTAGCAGGCAGTGTACCACCTAAGTACACTACAATAGCCTGTGCTAATGAAATGCCCATTGCTGCTAAGATAGAGACAGAAGGCGGCTGTAGTAGCATTACTTCGGATATAACAGAAGAGAAAACAAATGAAAAATGCGAACATAGTTATACGCTCAAACGGACTTATACTTTTAAAGATGAGTGTAATAATAGTGTAAGCTATGAGCAATTTATTACTGTAAAAGATGATAAAGCACCTGCTTTTGTAGGAATTCTGCCCAGTGATATGACTATAGAAGAAGGAGCTTCTTTACCTGAAGCTAAGACGCTTACTGCTAAGGATAATTGTGTAGGAAATTGGCAAGTAACACCTTCGGTAAGTAAAGCTAATAATAAGGTTGTATACTTATGGAAAGCGACTGACAGCTGTGGTAATAGTACAGTGCATACTCAAACTATTTCTATACATATTAAACCACAAATAGCGACACCAACAGTGAGTACGCCAACAGTGAGTACGCCAACAGTGAGTACACCAACAGTGAGTACGCCAACAGTAAGTACGCCAACAGTAAGTACACCAACAGTAAGTACACCAACAGTGAGCACTCCGACAGTGAGCACACCAACAGTGAGTACACCAACAGTCAGTACACCGACAGTGAGTACGCCTACAGTAAGTACGCCTACAGTGAGCACTCCGACAGTGAGCACACCAACAGTGAGTACACCAACAGTGAGTACGCCAACGGTGAGTACACCGACAGTGAGTACGCCAACGGTGAGTACACCGACTGTAAGTACGCCAACAGTAAGTACGCCAACGGTTACAAATCTGACAGAAATAATAACTGTTTATAATGGGGTTTCGACAAGTAACCCAAGTAACTATTTGAAAATAGAAAACACTGATGCTGATAAACCTATTTCAGTACTTATTTTTGATGAAATGGGGCTAAAAGTATATGAGAATAATGATTATGGTAAGACAGAAGTATTTAGAGGAGAGGCTAATGTAGATACTATAATAAGAGGAAAGAGAAAATTGGCAGGTACTTATTTCTATATTATTACTTATTACAAAAACGGACAATTAGCATACAAAAAAGGATACTTATACGTCAAATAA
- the prfA gene encoding peptide chain release factor 1 produces the protein MLDKLNIVKQRFDEVSDLIIQPDIIADQKRYVQLNKEYKDLKELMDKRDEYINLTGNLTEAEEIIADGSDPEMTEMAKIQLEECKEKLPQLEEEIKFMLIPKDPEDAKNAVMEIRAGTGGDEASIFAGDLYRMYTKYCQNKGWSTSVMDFNEGTAGGYKEIIFEVTGENVYGTLKFEAGVHRVQRVPQTETQGRVHTSAATVMVLPEAEEFDVELDMADVKIIRTTSTGPGGQSVNTTYSAIQLQHIPTGIEVRCQDEKSQHKNLEKALKVLRSRLYEMELAKKMEADSARRKSMVSSGDRSAKIRTYNYPQGRVTDHRIGLTLYDLQNVINGDVQRLIDELQLAENAEKLKEGDVF, from the coding sequence ATGCTCGATAAACTCAATATCGTAAAACAACGCTTCGACGAGGTATCCGACCTAATTATACAACCCGATATCATCGCCGACCAAAAACGCTATGTCCAACTCAATAAGGAATATAAAGACCTTAAAGAACTGATGGACAAACGCGATGAATATATCAACCTCACAGGTAACCTCACCGAAGCTGAAGAAATTATAGCCGACGGATCCGACCCCGAAATGACCGAAATGGCTAAAATTCAACTCGAAGAATGCAAAGAAAAACTACCACAACTCGAAGAGGAAATCAAATTTATGCTCATCCCCAAAGACCCCGAAGATGCCAAAAACGCAGTAATGGAAATACGCGCCGGTACAGGGGGCGATGAAGCATCTATCTTTGCTGGCGACCTCTACCGTATGTACACCAAATACTGCCAAAATAAAGGATGGAGCACCTCAGTAATGGACTTCAATGAAGGTACAGCAGGCGGATATAAAGAAATAATATTCGAAGTTACTGGCGAAAACGTATACGGAACCCTTAAGTTTGAAGCAGGAGTACACCGCGTACAACGCGTACCCCAAACCGAAACTCAAGGCCGCGTACATACCTCTGCCGCTACCGTTATGGTACTACCCGAAGCCGAAGAATTTGATGTAGAACTCGATATGGCCGATGTAAAAATCATCCGTACCACCTCTACAGGGCCAGGCGGACAGTCAGTGAACACCACCTACTCAGCTATCCAGTTACAGCACATACCTACAGGTATCGAGGTACGATGCCAAGACGAAAAATCTCAACACAAAAACCTCGAAAAAGCCCTCAAAGTACTCCGTTCTCGCCTGTATGAAATGGAGCTTGCTAAAAAAATGGAAGCCGATTCTGCCCGCCGCAAATCAATGGTATCCAGCGGCGACCGTTCAGCCAAAATACGTACCTATAATTATCCACAAGGCCGCGTAACCGATCACCGCATAGGGCTCACCCTTTATGATCTGCAAAACGTCATCAATGGTGATGTACAACGCCTTATCGACGAACTCCAACTCGCCGAAAATGCCGAAAAACTCAAAGAAGGCGACGTATTTTAA
- a CDS encoding heparan-alpha-glucosaminide N-acetyltransferase domain-containing protein, with protein sequence MEQVKKFRLDFIDVIRAFAICMMLQGHFVGKLLAARYHDENNFIYWLWHYCTGITAPVFFTVSGFIFTFLLVKESDPTKIGWNNPRVKKGIRRGLMLIGIAYFLRMSFQSVDVLHCIGLSLLLLITTYLLTYQRKAWVMPTILISVTLLAFTFEPFYNNLPFNSLPLPIANYLTKVHGSIFPIFPWFGYVSFGGFMGYLFQYYKNYSHLYRNAIVIFLSTGAFFLWAYHYLVEQLYYTTHWDFVATMLEDFTFLRLGNVLLIFGFFALMRNIITWGLLKKIGQNTLSIYVIHCFILYGSITSHGLAQHFSGMLNPYGTVAGAIAFIAVCVCLSFIYNKVKPVIKAGIGFVLKEIRDFFVESYHSIVKILGVKNYD encoded by the coding sequence ATGGAACAGGTTAAGAAATTTAGACTTGATTTTATTGATGTGATTAGAGCTTTTGCTATCTGTATGATGTTGCAAGGGCACTTTGTGGGCAAACTTTTGGCTGCACGTTATCATGATGAGAATAACTTTATTTATTGGCTTTGGCATTATTGCACAGGTATTACTGCGCCTGTGTTCTTTACAGTTTCGGGCTTTATTTTTACTTTTTTGCTGGTAAAAGAGAGCGATCCTACAAAAATAGGGTGGAACAATCCGCGTGTGAAGAAAGGTATAAGACGAGGCTTGATGCTGATAGGAATTGCTTACTTTTTGCGAATGAGCTTTCAGAGTGTGGATGTGTTGCACTGCATTGGCTTATCGTTATTATTACTTATTACAACTTACTTGCTTACCTACCAGCGAAAAGCGTGGGTGATGCCTACTATACTAATTTCGGTTACCCTGCTTGCTTTTACTTTTGAGCCTTTTTATAATAACTTGCCTTTTAATTCATTACCTTTACCTATTGCTAATTATTTAACAAAAGTACACGGTAGTATTTTCCCTATTTTTCCGTGGTTTGGGTATGTATCATTTGGTGGTTTTATGGGGTATTTGTTTCAGTATTACAAGAATTATTCGCACTTATACCGCAATGCGATAGTGATTTTTTTGAGTACTGGGGCTTTCTTCCTTTGGGCTTATCATTACTTGGTAGAGCAATTGTATTACACTACTCATTGGGATTTTGTAGCTACAATGCTAGAAGATTTTACATTCTTGCGCTTGGGTAATGTATTGCTTATTTTTGGCTTCTTTGCCTTGATGCGCAACATAATTACATGGGGGTTACTGAAAAAAATCGGACAAAATACGCTATCAATATATGTGATACACTGCTTTATACTGTATGGTAGTATTACCTCGCACGGGCTGGCACAGCACTTTAGTGGTATGCTGAACCCTTATGGGACTGTAGCAGGAGCTATTGCCTTTATAGCGGTATGTGTATGCTTGTCATTCATCTACAACAAAGTAAAACCTGTTATAAAGGCAGGCATTGGCTTTGTATTGAAAGAAATAAGAGATTTTTTTGTGGAAAGTTATCATTCTATCGTGAAGATATTGGGTGTTAAAAATTACGATTAA
- a CDS encoding YtxH domain-containing protein, translated as MAKTANVVLGLAVGTAIGVGLGILFAPDKGKNTREKIKDSVSEKADKLKEQLERLTDSVREKSAELKGSLEEKVETLLSKSSYKAEDVITFLEKKLAALKEANAKLQK; from the coding sequence ATGGCAAAGACAGCAAATGTAGTATTAGGATTGGCAGTTGGTACTGCTATTGGGGTAGGATTAGGTATTCTTTTTGCCCCAGATAAGGGTAAAAATACTCGTGAGAAGATCAAAGACAGTGTAAGTGAGAAAGCTGATAAGCTAAAAGAGCAATTGGAACGCCTTACGGATAGTGTTCGTGAGAAATCGGCGGAATTAAAGGGTTCATTGGAAGAAAAAGTAGAGACTTTGCTTTCAAAATCGAGTTATAAAGCTGAGGATGTGATTACTTTTTTAGAGAAGAAGTTGGCTGCGCTTAAAGAAGCTAACGCTAAATTACAGAAATAG